The Microbacterium sp. LWO12-1.2 genome includes a window with the following:
- a CDS encoding DUF5719 family protein, which produces MSTTRTVRVAATGARLVTGAAVAVACVIGVVSAIHAPWPEVTHDPAQVEVTPLPGDSLLVCNGDLRALGRNSVDPLSMVSAATPSLTVDGTSGAPTIATLQVPDLAGAGEVRTITGAVEDRTAPLVAASESAIVSAEDMSGFAALPCGTPRLESWLVGGTVDTGASDLIVLTNAAEVPSTVTLSVYGTSRSSRTVIVPAQTQVALPVTSIAAGNSFPVVQVTADGAPVRAVLQSSLVRTLDPAGVDLQDAVPGPQLHPVFAGVQAFAADGDDAEMTVLRMLSPEDAAQARVTVRAAGSNTVANEFTVSLVAGEPAQVSLSGLTPGSYSVQIDADAPIVSAIRQQDGLVRGSDFSWMTPAPEIDADVLLAVPAGPAPRLHLLNDTDSDVTITLEPTDGGPTTDITVPADGSVDTAVTTRTNYLLRTSGTVHAAVTMSADGRLAGWPVQPSAGAAQSITVYP; this is translated from the coding sequence ATGAGCACCACTCGAACGGTTCGCGTCGCAGCGACCGGCGCCCGCCTTGTCACCGGGGCGGCTGTCGCGGTGGCCTGCGTGATCGGCGTCGTGAGCGCGATCCATGCACCCTGGCCCGAGGTGACGCACGATCCGGCGCAGGTGGAGGTGACTCCCTTGCCCGGTGACAGCCTGCTGGTGTGCAACGGCGACCTCCGAGCTCTCGGGCGAAACTCCGTCGACCCGTTGAGCATGGTCTCGGCAGCGACTCCGAGCCTCACCGTCGACGGCACGTCCGGCGCGCCGACGATAGCCACGTTGCAGGTGCCCGATCTCGCCGGTGCCGGCGAGGTGCGCACGATCACTGGTGCCGTCGAGGATCGGACAGCGCCGCTGGTCGCTGCGTCCGAGTCCGCCATCGTCTCCGCGGAAGACATGAGCGGCTTCGCCGCGTTGCCGTGCGGGACGCCCCGGCTGGAGTCCTGGCTCGTCGGTGGAACCGTGGACACCGGGGCCTCTGATCTGATCGTGCTCACCAACGCGGCGGAGGTGCCGTCGACCGTGACCCTGTCCGTGTACGGCACGAGTCGCAGCAGTCGCACGGTGATCGTCCCGGCGCAGACGCAGGTCGCGCTCCCCGTCACATCGATCGCGGCAGGGAACTCGTTTCCCGTCGTGCAGGTCACTGCTGATGGTGCGCCGGTGCGCGCCGTGCTCCAGTCCTCGCTCGTGCGCACTCTGGACCCCGCAGGAGTCGATCTCCAGGATGCCGTGCCCGGACCGCAGCTCCATCCCGTGTTCGCCGGTGTGCAGGCTTTTGCCGCCGACGGCGACGACGCAGAGATGACCGTGCTCCGGATGCTCTCGCCGGAGGATGCGGCGCAGGCGCGTGTGACCGTTCGTGCAGCCGGATCGAACACGGTGGCGAACGAATTCACGGTGTCGCTCGTAGCGGGGGAGCCGGCACAGGTGTCGCTCAGCGGCCTGACGCCCGGATCGTACAGCGTGCAGATCGATGCGGATGCGCCGATCGTCTCGGCGATCCGGCAGCAGGACGGCCTCGTGCGCGGCTCCGACTTCTCCTGGATGACCCCCGCGCCCGAGATCGACGCCGACGTTCTCCTGGCCGTTCCTGCGGGGCCGGCACCGCGACTGCACCTGCTCAACGACACGGATTCGGACGTCACGATCACGCTCGAACCCACAGACGGCGGGCCGACCACGGACATCACCGTTCCAGCGGACGGTTCCGTCGATACCGCGGTGACGACTCGGACGAACTATCTGCTGCGCACCTCCGGCACGGTGCACGCCGCTGTGACGATGAGCGCCGACGGCCGACTCGCAGGGTGGCCTGTGCAGCCGAGCGCCGGAGCCGCGCAGAGCATCACCGTCTACCCCTGA
- a CDS encoding DUF3499 family protein, translated as MNGRLCSKVGCAREAVATLTYDYGDQMAALGPLGLAQHPHAHDLCAPHAERLSVPAGWLVVRHEALRA; from the coding sequence ATGAACGGACGACTCTGCTCGAAGGTCGGGTGCGCGCGGGAAGCCGTCGCGACCCTCACCTATGACTACGGCGACCAGATGGCCGCGCTCGGACCGCTGGGGCTCGCGCAGCACCCGCACGCACATGATCTGTGCGCCCCGCACGCGGAGCGACTCTCGGTACCCGCCGGGTGGCTCGTCGTACGTCACGAGGCACTGCGCGCCTGA
- a CDS encoding O-antigen ligase family protein: MAQYTKHPVAARPTAPERESTGHLLLRGYAILVLIVTFAHSAVYNLLGQDGAGVVLAVFTLATVAIGVPMLARKRPQPFRWRRLPWTALGYVTLALISVAWSQWRVPTLVTWVLLAAVTVNALFLVHVLTWNEIIRALSSAFKWILGLSLALELWVSLVLHGPLLPNFLTLPDGKIDPQWYWVRDNLFDGGRIQGIVGNANLLAIISLFAIITFGVLFAARARWRTTLALWILLAAYFLLRTSSATAFVCAAAVVVVLVVALAMRRARTPGARTRVYTIAIGTTVIGGAAVWVLREPLFALLGRSADLTGRSEKIWTKVLERASEHPFFGNGFSSPWIPSDPAFDGWITDHGITVFHAHNMWLDVFMQLGALGVALMAIAYLSLLWRAWFFAVDRPRWDLNSRRAYSPLTLLPSLFTVVLLVQGLSESTPIMLWGWMLLVLLSFKLKSVPLVGVGERDLVFERGTRPRRVP; the protein is encoded by the coding sequence ATGGCTCAGTACACCAAGCATCCGGTCGCGGCCCGGCCCACCGCACCCGAACGCGAATCGACGGGGCATCTCTTGCTGCGCGGTTACGCGATCCTGGTGCTGATCGTGACCTTCGCGCACTCGGCCGTCTACAACCTCCTCGGCCAGGACGGTGCCGGGGTCGTGCTGGCCGTCTTCACCCTCGCGACGGTCGCCATCGGCGTGCCCATGCTCGCCCGCAAGCGCCCGCAGCCGTTCCGCTGGCGTCGCCTGCCGTGGACCGCACTGGGCTACGTGACCCTCGCGCTGATCTCCGTCGCGTGGTCGCAGTGGCGAGTGCCGACCCTGGTCACGTGGGTCCTGCTCGCCGCAGTGACGGTGAATGCGCTCTTCCTCGTGCATGTGCTCACCTGGAACGAGATCATCCGCGCGCTCTCGTCCGCGTTCAAGTGGATCCTGGGCCTGTCGCTCGCACTCGAGCTGTGGGTGTCGTTGGTCCTGCATGGACCGCTGCTGCCGAACTTCCTCACGCTGCCGGACGGCAAGATCGATCCGCAGTGGTATTGGGTGCGCGACAACCTGTTCGACGGCGGACGCATCCAGGGGATCGTCGGCAACGCGAATCTGCTCGCCATCATCTCCCTGTTCGCGATCATCACCTTCGGAGTGCTGTTCGCCGCGCGAGCCCGGTGGCGCACCACTCTCGCCCTGTGGATTCTGCTCGCTGCGTACTTCCTCCTCCGCACATCGTCGGCGACGGCCTTCGTGTGCGCCGCAGCCGTGGTCGTGGTCCTGGTGGTCGCGCTCGCGATGCGTCGGGCGCGCACCCCCGGCGCACGCACCAGGGTCTACACGATCGCGATCGGCACCACCGTCATCGGCGGCGCCGCGGTCTGGGTGCTCCGCGAACCCCTCTTCGCCCTGCTGGGACGCAGCGCGGACCTCACCGGCCGCTCCGAGAAGATCTGGACCAAGGTTCTCGAGCGGGCGAGCGAGCATCCGTTCTTCGGCAATGGTTTCTCCAGCCCCTGGATCCCCTCGGACCCCGCATTCGACGGCTGGATCACGGACCACGGCATCACCGTCTTCCACGCGCACAACATGTGGCTCGACGTGTTCATGCAGCTCGGTGCGCTCGGAGTCGCGCTGATGGCCATCGCCTACCTGAGTCTGCTCTGGCGTGCCTGGTTCTTCGCGGTCGACCGTCCCCGGTGGGATCTGAACTCCCGTCGGGCGTACTCCCCGCTCACTCTCCTTCCCAGCCTGTTCACGGTCGTCCTCCTCGTGCAGGGGCTCTCCGAGTCCACGCCGATCATGCTGTGGGGATGGATGCTGCTGGTGCTGCTGTCCTTCAAGCTGAAGTCGGTCCCCCTGGTCGGCGTCGGCGAGCGGGATCTCGTGTTCGAACGCGGCACACGACCGCGGCGCGTCCCGTGA
- a CDS encoding WhiB family transcriptional regulator yields MTGYRSDVPENWFVDPINLGVPGVRKPDSEDDTALGWQSEALCSQTDPEAFFPEKGGSTRDAKRICTSCDVRGECLEYALNNDERFGIWGGLSERERRKLKRRAS; encoded by the coding sequence ATGACGGGATACCGTTCAGACGTACCGGAGAACTGGTTCGTCGATCCGATCAACCTCGGAGTGCCCGGCGTCCGCAAGCCGGACTCCGAGGACGACACCGCTCTCGGTTGGCAGAGCGAAGCGCTCTGCTCGCAGACGGACCCTGAAGCGTTCTTCCCCGAGAAGGGCGGATCGACGCGTGACGCGAAGCGGATCTGCACATCGTGCGATGTCCGTGGCGAATGCCTCGAGTATGCGTTGAACAACGATGAGCGCTTCGGTATCTGGGGCGGCCTCTCGGAGCGCGAGCGCCGCAAGCTCAAGCGCCGCGCGAGCTGA
- a CDS encoding ABC transporter permease — protein MSGFLGALSDAWAEIRVHKLRVLLSLIGIAVSVGALTAVVAISEYQRQFQTEQSDRFGGRAATIVVTVANEDGTPVDFDDFDERFARVSERFGFSHTGRIVGGMMQSVQLPDGVTDVGARLIDPLYPQIHREVLLDGRWFVDADLEALAPPVVITEALWDRIGRTPLAQHPTLSLTGGAGGTYQVVGVVPRQGTGDEELRVDLLYDAYRSRVDALPERAWPQYEVWVGADQADEIGPVLAMDLRAGLPEGQTVSVSRSDWAAQPGALDVQATFEMITGGIAALILALGALSLINIQLVAMRQRVREIGVRRAFGATSGRVFFSVFLESLVATTVAGVVGIAIVVAILRSDWVVTSLFYGIQDVPPFPMRAALVGLVASVIVGAVSGFIPALFALRVKVIDAIRF, from the coding sequence ATGAGCGGGTTCCTCGGCGCGCTGTCCGACGCCTGGGCGGAGATCCGTGTCCACAAGCTCCGGGTGCTGCTGAGCCTGATCGGCATCGCGGTCTCGGTCGGCGCCCTCACCGCGGTCGTCGCGATCTCGGAGTACCAGCGGCAGTTCCAGACCGAGCAGTCCGACCGCTTCGGCGGACGGGCGGCGACGATCGTGGTCACGGTCGCCAACGAGGACGGCACACCGGTCGACTTCGACGATTTCGACGAGCGGTTCGCCCGTGTATCGGAGCGGTTCGGATTCAGTCACACCGGCCGCATCGTCGGGGGCATGATGCAGAGCGTGCAGTTGCCGGACGGCGTCACCGACGTCGGCGCGCGGCTGATCGACCCCCTGTACCCGCAGATCCATCGCGAGGTGCTGCTGGACGGACGCTGGTTCGTCGATGCGGATCTCGAGGCGCTCGCACCGCCGGTGGTGATCACGGAGGCGCTCTGGGACCGGATCGGACGGACGCCGCTCGCCCAGCATCCGACGCTGTCGCTCACAGGCGGGGCAGGGGGCACCTACCAGGTGGTCGGCGTCGTGCCGAGGCAGGGAACCGGAGACGAGGAGCTTCGCGTCGATCTGCTCTACGACGCGTACCGTTCGCGTGTCGACGCGCTGCCGGAACGCGCGTGGCCGCAGTACGAGGTCTGGGTCGGAGCCGACCAGGCGGACGAGATCGGCCCCGTGCTGGCGATGGACCTGCGAGCGGGACTGCCGGAGGGGCAGACCGTCTCGGTCAGCCGTTCTGACTGGGCAGCGCAGCCGGGAGCGCTCGACGTGCAGGCGACGTTCGAGATGATCACCGGCGGTATCGCCGCGTTGATCCTGGCTCTCGGAGCGCTCAGCCTCATCAACATCCAATTGGTGGCGATGCGGCAGCGGGTGCGCGAGATCGGTGTGCGTCGTGCTTTCGGGGCGACCTCGGGCCGCGTCTTCTTCTCCGTCTTCCTGGAGAGCCTGGTGGCCACGACGGTGGCGGGAGTGGTCGGGATCGCGATCGTGGTGGCGATCCTGCGCTCCGACTGGGTGGTGACGTCACTGTTCTACGGCATCCAGGACGTTCCGCCGTTCCCGATGCGCGCCGCACTGGTCGGCCTGGTGGCGTCGGTGATCGTGGGGGCCGTGTCAGGCTTCATCCCGGCACTCTTCGCTCTGCGTGTGAAGGTGATCGACGCGATCCGCTTCTGA
- the manA gene encoding mannose-6-phosphate isomerase, class I, with translation MLLSLTNAPRDYAWGSASLLAELEGRSPSGAPEAEVWFGDHPGDPADVDGDGTLDEITGGTLPYLLKLLAAAQPLSIQVHPTIAQAQQGWAAESGKALDDPTRNYRDDNHKPELIVALSETFQSLSGLRPVSETLSLLEALGDSEGVAELRAHLTGDADVLRDTLSWLLSGTVQWQVDDIIASIAAAAERADAGEWDATIQAIAGVARTYPGDPGVVVALLMNHVVLRRGEGLFLRAGLLHAYLEGLGVEIMAASDNVLRGGLTPKRIDVAELLSIVDSVPSEVPVLRPASDGAITSYPVPVADFALDRVTLTGEPVVRAVTGPTMVLATAGDVAVETESGTVRTVPVGTAAFVSADEPELRLSGVGEAFIAAPGR, from the coding sequence ATGCTGCTGAGTCTGACCAACGCCCCCCGTGACTACGCCTGGGGCTCGGCCTCCCTCCTGGCCGAGCTGGAGGGGCGCTCGCCCTCCGGGGCGCCGGAGGCGGAAGTGTGGTTCGGGGATCACCCGGGTGACCCGGCCGACGTCGATGGCGACGGCACTCTGGACGAGATCACCGGCGGTACTCTTCCCTACCTGCTGAAGCTGCTCGCGGCCGCTCAGCCGCTCTCGATCCAGGTGCATCCCACGATCGCTCAGGCGCAGCAGGGATGGGCCGCAGAGAGCGGGAAGGCTCTCGACGATCCGACGCGCAACTACCGTGACGACAATCACAAGCCGGAGCTGATCGTCGCGCTGAGTGAGACGTTCCAGTCCCTGAGCGGATTGCGTCCGGTCTCCGAGACGCTATCCCTGCTCGAGGCGCTCGGCGACAGTGAAGGCGTGGCGGAGCTCCGCGCTCATCTGACCGGTGACGCGGATGTGCTCCGCGACACACTCAGCTGGCTGCTGAGCGGCACGGTGCAGTGGCAGGTGGACGACATCATCGCCTCGATCGCCGCCGCAGCGGAGCGTGCGGATGCGGGGGAGTGGGACGCCACGATCCAGGCCATCGCCGGCGTGGCCCGCACGTACCCGGGGGACCCCGGTGTCGTGGTCGCTCTGCTGATGAACCACGTCGTCCTGCGCCGCGGCGAAGGACTCTTCCTCCGTGCCGGCCTCCTGCATGCGTACCTCGAAGGGCTCGGGGTGGAGATCATGGCGGCGAGCGACAACGTGCTGCGTGGAGGTCTCACGCCCAAGCGCATCGACGTGGCCGAGCTGCTGTCGATCGTGGACTCGGTGCCGTCGGAGGTGCCGGTGCTGCGGCCCGCGTCCGATGGTGCCATCACCTCGTACCCGGTGCCGGTCGCCGACTTCGCGCTCGACCGCGTGACGTTGACGGGCGAGCCCGTGGTGCGAGCGGTCACCGGGCCCACCATGGTGCTCGCGACGGCCGGCGATGTCGCGGTCGAGACCGAGTCGGGCACGGTGCGCACCGTACCGGTGGGGACCGCCGCGTTCGTGTCTGCGGATGAACCCGAGCTGCGCCTGAGCGGAGTGGGCGAGGCGTTCATCGCTGCGCCCGGTCGCTGA
- a CDS encoding efflux RND transporter periplasmic adaptor subunit — MIVWRRWIFPLLLVIILGASAAALVKIAFFPDRVESIVSPEAGITDPVVAVERGAVVNALSLSGNIARDEVVAVRGEINGTVLAVHVGEGATVAAGQKLFTVRQDDPRKDIDILAPEAGDVSEIALVKGQMTSVGTEIYKLTPARYHLLATVEPVQLYRLVNAPTEGTVTVTGGPAPFTCTGVRVQVTAEGTASVRCAIPTDQTVFAGLPATMDLALGQVEDALVVPVTAVQGGAGSGNVWVDAGDGTEPEKRAVTLGVNDGAMVEVTEGLAEGDSIRQFVPGFVAPVEEFCYEVSPGVEQCDSGMSW, encoded by the coding sequence GTGATCGTCTGGCGTCGCTGGATCTTCCCCCTGCTCCTCGTCATCATTCTCGGGGCGAGTGCTGCCGCGTTGGTGAAGATCGCCTTCTTCCCCGATCGGGTCGAGAGCATCGTGAGTCCGGAGGCCGGCATCACCGACCCGGTCGTGGCCGTCGAGCGAGGCGCCGTCGTCAACGCGTTGTCGTTGAGCGGCAACATCGCCCGTGACGAGGTGGTCGCTGTGCGCGGTGAGATCAATGGCACCGTGCTCGCCGTGCACGTCGGCGAAGGGGCGACGGTCGCGGCCGGCCAGAAGCTGTTCACCGTGCGTCAGGACGATCCACGCAAGGACATCGACATCCTCGCGCCGGAAGCGGGAGACGTCTCGGAGATCGCGCTCGTGAAGGGCCAGATGACGTCGGTGGGCACCGAGATCTACAAGTTGACGCCCGCGCGCTACCACCTGCTCGCGACCGTCGAGCCCGTGCAACTGTACCGGCTGGTCAACGCCCCCACCGAGGGCACCGTCACGGTGACCGGTGGCCCCGCTCCGTTCACCTGCACCGGCGTACGTGTGCAGGTCACCGCCGAGGGCACGGCGAGCGTCCGCTGCGCCATCCCGACGGATCAGACCGTGTTCGCGGGTCTTCCCGCGACCATGGATCTCGCACTGGGGCAGGTCGAGGATGCGCTCGTGGTGCCGGTCACCGCGGTGCAGGGCGGTGCCGGGTCCGGGAATGTCTGGGTCGATGCGGGTGATGGGACAGAGCCGGAGAAGCGCGCAGTCACGCTCGGTGTGAACGACGGTGCGATGGTGGAGGTCACCGAAGGGCTCGCCGAGGGGGACAGCATCCGCCAGTTCGTCCCCGGGTTCGTGGCACCGGTGGAGGAGTTCTGCTACGAGGTGTCCCCGGGCGTCGAACAGTGCGACAGCGGGATGAGCTGGTGA
- a CDS encoding ABC transporter ATP-binding protein — translation MTLVALEDVEKSVLLADDSRLDILRGISLSVGAGDHVSIVGRSGSGKSTLLNILGMLDAPTSGTVSFEGREVRKMRSGRLDRVRGDNVGFVFQQFNLLPGRTALDNVMMPLGHAKGRLFWNRRQIAADMLERVGLGHRIEQIADRLSGGEQQRVAIARALVRKPVLILADEPTGALDIETGASVMSLLDEVATETDAALVTITHDLHVAARARRHYRLDAGRLEEADLRRAFEASTLSAAVPAASEPAAAAPTSHAPAVLPPLPAANGVGA, via the coding sequence GTGACGCTCGTCGCTCTGGAGGACGTCGAGAAGAGCGTCCTCCTCGCCGATGACTCGCGCCTGGACATCCTGCGCGGGATCAGTCTGTCCGTCGGCGCCGGCGACCATGTCTCGATCGTCGGGCGTTCGGGCTCCGGCAAGTCGACGCTGCTCAACATCCTCGGGATGCTGGACGCCCCGACGTCGGGCACCGTGTCCTTCGAAGGACGAGAGGTGCGCAAGATGCGCTCCGGACGCCTCGACCGTGTGCGCGGCGACAACGTCGGCTTCGTGTTCCAGCAGTTCAACCTGCTGCCGGGGCGCACGGCGCTCGACAACGTGATGATGCCGCTCGGCCATGCCAAAGGGCGTCTGTTCTGGAACCGGCGGCAGATCGCGGCCGACATGCTCGAACGGGTCGGTCTCGGCCATCGCATCGAGCAGATCGCCGACCGGCTCTCCGGCGGCGAGCAGCAGCGCGTCGCCATCGCGCGAGCTCTCGTTCGCAAGCCCGTGCTGATCCTCGCAGACGAGCCGACAGGCGCCCTCGACATCGAGACGGGGGCGTCTGTGATGTCGCTCCTCGACGAGGTCGCCACCGAGACCGATGCGGCGCTGGTGACCATCACGCACGACCTCCACGTCGCCGCCAGGGCGCGCAGGCACTACCGGCTGGATGCGGGGCGGCTGGAGGAAGCTGATCTGCGCCGGGCCTTCGAAGCGTCGACGCTGTCGGCAGCCGTGCCGGCCGCCTCTGAGCCGGCTGCAGCTGCTCCCACGTCCCACGCTCCCGCGGTACTTCCGCCGTTGCCTGCCGCGAACGGCGTGGGCGCATGA
- a CDS encoding glycosyltransferase family 2 protein — MPARVHAIIVARAGSSSRAQLLRTLEALRSQSTPVSAVTLVICGDAASVRESEAVARTVEGIIEARSTTSFAEAIELARPRVAEGSAIWLLAQDTAPHTRALERLTGMLERSPSAAIIAPKLVATDNDREIVSLGVSMTALGRTVELAAGELDQGQHDGADDALGSDIRGVLIRSEVRDALRPDPALAGADEGLDLGVRARLGGGRVVLAPSARVSVGPDGPATLPNGRARRAYVTRLAQLHRRLAYAPAAAVALHWLTLLPLALWRSITHLIGKRPESVLPEWGAALTAMARLPSVARSRARIRSFRTSTWASIAPLRVTGSELRRRLDDGHGSEGGAVSELRFFSGGGAWAVLAALAVSIAAFTTLLAWPVLGGGGILPLRDTVAALWADAAWGVRGIGLGVIGPADPYAAVVALLGSLWPAGPSFSLVLLWILALPLAVLGGWFAATRVTDRAGLRIFAGVAWALAPTFLTALVEGRPSAVLVHLLLPWLFHSAVVAHRSWGAAGAASLLLAAVVACAPSLAPALALLCVIAIGITLGTAQFRGAGRLLWLPVPTLLLFAPLVFWQFAHGTPLSLLADPGLVVSSAATPDAAGRLAIATGFPTPDLAGWMQFPLLPIGQWAALLCAPVALLALAAAIAPRWRAGITMLVVAASGLATAFLAVGITVSFTQGAPVAIWPGAGLSLAWLGVVGAALVTLDTAITLPRLRVAATTASALALVICAVPALTAFHTDRSALTNGPQSTLPAYVAAQAASEGPVGTLVLTAQNDGGLAVDVVWGESETLGAQSTMMSTATEPQGADISVLSVDLLSARDFDAPGELAAQGISYVLLAQRDGGEGDKARALRTSAISSIDQRAGFVHAGTTERGVLWRVEADVSERTALSSAQQGTARLVITVQLMAILAALLLSVPTRASRRAARAQSRIVGRAPEEPLVLPRHAEDLHVDEDTTIAPPETIAPPADLGHPDETAAPESTAPEETVPPDETLPDETSAEADGLHQERDAEEER; from the coding sequence ATGCCAGCCCGAGTTCACGCCATCATCGTCGCGCGCGCCGGATCCTCCTCCCGCGCGCAGCTTCTCCGCACACTGGAAGCGCTGCGCTCCCAGTCGACTCCGGTCTCCGCGGTGACGCTCGTGATCTGCGGGGACGCCGCCTCGGTGCGTGAGAGTGAAGCGGTCGCCCGCACGGTCGAGGGGATCATCGAGGCGCGCAGCACCACCTCCTTCGCGGAAGCGATCGAACTGGCACGGCCACGCGTCGCCGAGGGATCGGCGATCTGGTTGCTCGCGCAGGACACGGCTCCGCACACCAGGGCTTTGGAGCGCCTGACCGGGATGCTCGAACGCTCCCCCTCTGCGGCGATCATCGCGCCGAAGCTCGTCGCGACCGACAACGATCGAGAGATCGTGTCGCTGGGCGTCAGTATGACCGCACTGGGACGAACCGTCGAACTCGCGGCCGGGGAACTCGATCAGGGACAGCACGACGGGGCGGATGACGCACTCGGATCCGATATTCGCGGCGTGCTGATCCGTTCCGAGGTGCGCGATGCGCTGCGTCCGGACCCCGCGCTGGCGGGGGCGGACGAAGGCCTCGACCTCGGAGTGCGAGCGCGTCTGGGCGGTGGGCGCGTCGTGCTCGCTCCGAGCGCGCGCGTGTCTGTCGGGCCGGACGGACCCGCCACACTCCCGAACGGTCGCGCGCGGCGCGCCTACGTCACCCGACTCGCGCAGCTTCATCGCCGGCTGGCCTATGCGCCGGCCGCCGCGGTCGCGCTGCACTGGCTCACATTGCTCCCGCTGGCTCTGTGGCGATCGATCACCCACCTGATCGGCAAACGTCCCGAGTCGGTCCTCCCCGAGTGGGGCGCCGCCCTCACGGCCATGGCCCGCCTTCCTTCCGTTGCGCGCTCTCGAGCACGGATCCGGTCGTTCCGGACATCGACATGGGCGAGCATCGCCCCCCTCAGGGTGACCGGTTCCGAACTGCGCCGACGACTGGACGACGGTCACGGCAGTGAGGGTGGTGCCGTCAGCGAGCTGCGCTTCTTCTCCGGTGGTGGAGCATGGGCGGTGCTCGCCGCACTCGCCGTCAGCATCGCTGCGTTCACGACCCTCCTCGCCTGGCCGGTGCTCGGCGGCGGGGGGATTCTGCCGCTCCGCGACACCGTCGCCGCACTCTGGGCTGACGCCGCGTGGGGAGTGCGGGGGATCGGTCTCGGGGTGATCGGCCCCGCGGACCCGTATGCGGCGGTCGTCGCTCTGTTGGGGTCGCTGTGGCCTGCCGGCCCGTCCTTCTCGCTCGTGCTCCTCTGGATCCTGGCTCTGCCGCTCGCAGTGCTCGGCGGGTGGTTCGCTGCCACTCGCGTCACGGACCGCGCCGGTCTGCGGATCTTCGCCGGTGTCGCGTGGGCGCTCGCTCCGACATTCCTCACCGCGCTCGTCGAGGGGCGCCCGTCTGCCGTTCTCGTGCATCTGCTGCTGCCATGGCTGTTCCACAGCGCCGTCGTCGCTCACCGGTCCTGGGGAGCCGCCGGAGCGGCGTCACTGCTGCTCGCCGCCGTCGTCGCCTGCGCTCCATCGTTGGCACCGGCCCTCGCGCTGTTGTGCGTGATCGCTATCGGCATCACGCTCGGGACGGCACAGTTCCGCGGAGCGGGACGACTCCTCTGGCTGCCGGTTCCCACTCTGCTGCTCTTCGCTCCGCTGGTGTTCTGGCAGTTCGCGCACGGCACGCCGCTGTCGCTGCTCGCAGACCCCGGACTTGTCGTCTCCAGCGCCGCCACGCCGGATGCCGCGGGACGGCTGGCGATCGCGACGGGATTCCCCACGCCCGATCTGGCCGGATGGATGCAGTTCCCGCTGCTCCCGATCGGGCAGTGGGCCGCACTGCTCTGCGCTCCGGTAGCGCTGCTCGCGCTGGCCGCTGCGATCGCCCCACGATGGCGCGCCGGTATCACGATGCTCGTCGTCGCCGCGTCCGGTCTCGCCACGGCCTTCCTGGCCGTGGGGATCACGGTGAGCTTCACGCAGGGTGCGCCCGTGGCCATCTGGCCCGGCGCCGGGCTGAGCCTCGCGTGGCTCGGTGTCGTCGGCGCGGCACTCGTCACGCTCGACACCGCGATCACTCTTCCGCGGCTGCGTGTCGCCGCGACGACGGCATCCGCACTGGCACTGGTCATCTGTGCGGTCCCCGCTCTGACGGCGTTCCACACCGATCGCTCCGCGCTCACGAACGGTCCGCAGTCGACGCTGCCGGCGTATGTCGCAGCGCAGGCCGCGTCGGAAGGTCCCGTCGGGACCCTGGTGCTCACGGCCCAGAATGACGGCGGTCTCGCAGTCGACGTGGTGTGGGGCGAGAGTGAGACGCTCGGGGCACAGAGCACGATGATGTCGACGGCGACGGAACCGCAAGGTGCAGACATCTCGGTGCTGTCGGTCGATCTGCTCTCGGCGCGCGACTTCGATGCACCGGGCGAGCTGGCGGCGCAGGGCATCTCCTATGTGCTTCTGGCGCAGCGGGACGGCGGAGAGGGCGACAAAGCGCGTGCACTGCGCACATCCGCCATCTCGTCGATCGACCAGAGGGCCGGATTCGTGCATGCGGGGACGACGGAACGCGGAGTGCTCTGGCGTGTGGAGGCCGATGTGTCCGAACGCACCGCTCTCAGCAGCGCTCAGCAGGGGACCGCGAGGCTCGTGATCACCGTGCAGCTGATGGCGATCCTCGCCGCGCTGCTGCTGTCGGTACCCACGAGGGCCTCACGTCGCGCCGCGCGCGCGCAGTCGCGCATCGTCGGACGCGCCCCCGAAGAACCGCTGGTCCTGCCGCGGCACGCGGAGGACCTGCACGTCGACGAGGACACGACCATCGCGCCGCCGGAGACGATCGCACCGCCGGCGGATCTCGGGCATCCCGACGAGACCGCAGCGCCGGAGAGCACAGCGCCGGAGGAGACCGTGCCGCCGGACGAGACCCTGCCGGACGAGACCTCCGCGGAAGCCGACGGATTGCATCAGGAGCGCGACGCGGAGGAGGAGCGATGA